In the genome of Abyssalbus ytuae, the window CCGGTTAAATTATTGTAATCTTCAGTATCGGTTATTGAAGCATAAATAAACTCTCCCCTGGCAGTAAATTTCTGAAAAGCATAACGCGCATCTAATCCTACCATAGCGACCCCAACATCGGCTCCATCAACATCATCAATTTCATCATCGGCCTGTGTTCTTCCAAAATATCCGGCTAAACCTAAACGTAATCCCGGTATTCCGTAATAATCCAGCTTAGTTGAAAAATTAGGCTGATTTATGGTAGAATTAATTCCTTTTTGTTTACCTCCTTTTAAACCGTTTTCACCTCCTATTAATCCCGTGCCATCAGCATTTACCGATTTAAAACCATTAAAAACATAAGCCTGGTAAGACATAGACAAACTGTTTATTCGCCCTGTAACTCCCACCCCTATTTCTCTCCATGTAGTGGGTACTATCGAATTGTCTACCGCCGGCCTGTTTGTACCATTAAAAGTAGTAGGTTCATGAAACTCATTAATAATTCCCATGGGTACCAGCATTAAACCCGCCCTTAAACTTACATTATTAGCTACATTGTAGTTTATAAAAGCCTGTTCTACAAAAACTTCTTCTACATGTTCAAACTCAACTTCTGTAACAAACTGGGTTTTTTCATTAAACTGGTAGCCAAACAATAAAACCACACGTTGTACATCTAACTCTCCATTATCGGCTTCGGGCTGGTTGTATAGTATTTCTCCATACGCCCCAACTGTAACTGATTTACCATAATTACCGGAAAGGATACGCTGAGCTGCATTTTGCTGCTTTTGCGGATTAAAAGTTATGGAGTCCTGAACGGTTTGAGCAAAACCTGATGCACAAACCAATCCGATCAATAAAGAAGAAATAATCTTTTTCATTAGTTTTTTCAGACCTGTTATAAATTGATTAATTAGGAGGGGCAAATATAGGCAGCAAATATCAACTATAAAAGTTAATTTAGATTAATTTTAAATAAAATCAATGGTAATGAGTAAATATTTTGGTGGCTTCATTATAAGCACTTTCAAAACTCATGGCGCTTAAACCCGTGTCGGCTTTTTCCTTATTAAAATAGGACAATAATTTTT includes:
- a CDS encoding porin; protein product: MKKIISSLLIGLVCASGFAQTVQDSITFNPQKQQNAAQRILSGNYGKSVTVGAYGEILYNQPEADNGELDVQRVVLLFGYQFNEKTQFVTEVEFEHVEEVFVEQAFINYNVANNVSLRAGLMLVPMGIINEFHEPTTFNGTNRPAVDNSIVPTTWREIGVGVTGRINSLSMSYQAYVFNGFKSVNADGTGLIGGENGLKGGKQKGINSTINQPNFSTKLDYYGIPGLRLGLAGYFGRTQADDEIDDVDGADVGVAMVGLDARYAFQKFTARGEFIYASITDTEDYNNLTGQNLGSALQGWYVEAAYNLLPQTAEQKLFAFARYEQYDTHAATEGGLLPNDSYNRNDTTLGLSYHIAPGVVVKGDYQIRDNKVDDGDVPNQLNFGVGVWF